TGTCGGCGGAGGAACTGACTGCGCTGACGCGGATCCTGCGGGCGGCGCCGTAAGGTTCGGGCGCGCCGAGTTCTGCCTCAGTGCGTGAGGGTTGGGGGCCCGGGTCTCGACTCGCCGCGCTCGACCCGGTTGTTAGGCCTGACCGCTGGTCAGCAGCGAGCGGAGACCTTCGACGCGGACGATGTCGCCCTGCAGCGAGCCGAGCAGATCGGCGTCGACGGGACGGTTCTCCTCGGCCTCTTCGATCTTCGACTTGGCGGATTCGACCTCGGAGTCGAGGCCCTGCAGGACGAGATCCTGTACCTGTGAGGGGAGTCCCTGAAAGCCACGTGATTGCATGTTCCCAGAATACCCCAGGTATGGAGCTTTGTGACAGCTGGGCCAGCGATTCCGCGTAGACGGGGGCGAGCGTCACTGCACGCGGGCGTGTCGCCACGCAATTCTCACCCCGCGCTCGGGTGCATTCCGTAGCGTGGGAGGATTACCGGCGTTGCAAGCCCGGTCGGCCCCGAAGGAGTGGACATGCTGCAGGATCCCGGCACGTTGAGCGGACACTTGGTCGCGCTCGAGCCGCTCGCGATGGAGCACGAGGCGGGGCTCGCCGAGGCGGCGCGCGACGGCGAGATGTGGCGGCTGTGGGTCACCCGGATCCCGCACCCGAACGGGATGGGCGCGGAGATCGAGCGCCGCCTCGACCTGCGGCGGCAGGGATCGATGATCCCGTTCGCGGCCCGACGTCTCGATACTGGGACGCTCATCGGGATGACGACCTATATGAACATCGACGCGGAGACCCCGCGTGTCGAGATCGGTTCCACGTGGAACGCTGCGAGCGCGCAGGGTACGGGGACCAACGCGGAGTCGAAGCTGCTGCTGCTCCGTCACGCCTTCGAGGTCTGGGGCTGCCCGGCGGTGGAGTTTCGCACGGACTTCCACAACCAGCAGTCCCGCGCCGCGATCGCGCGACTCGGGGCGAAGCAGGACGGTATCCTGCGCGGCCATATCCGCGGCGACGGCTACCTCCGCGACACGGTGGTCTTCTCGATCACCGAAGCGGAGTGGCCGGGCGTGCGCCGGGGCCTCGAGTTCCGGTTGGAGAAGCACGGGGCCCCGCGCGCGGGGTGAGGTGGAGGGCGGGCCTCACCCCCCCCTCGCCTGCTGATTGCCGCGCGACTAGTGCAGACCGAGGTAGGTCTCGAGCGTTTGCGGAGTAGCGGTCAGGAGCGGGTCCTGCACCGCCTCGCCGGGGAACTCGCTGGCTTCGAAGAACCATCGATTCGAGGCGGGCATGCCCCACAACTGTGCGCGGCGGGCATTGCTGATGTCCCACCGGATCGGCGGGGTCTCCAGGTCGATGAATTGATAGTGCGTGTTGAACAGTTCCACGCGGTGCTGATCGGGATCTCGCAGATACAGGAAGAGCGCGTTACTGATGCCGTGCCGGCCCGGGCCTCGGTCGATCTCATCCCCGAACCCCATCGCGCCGGCGACGTCGGCTGCATGGAGGAGCGACGAGCCGTCCGGTACTGCGTAGGCGAAGTGGTGCAGTCGGGGCCCGCGACCGTTCGTGAAGACGAGGTCGTGCGTATTGCCCTTGACCTCCATCCAGGAGCCCCACAGCTCGTCTGAGCCGTCGGTCGCGGTGTACTCCGAGATGCGCATGCCCAGGCCGGTCCAGAATTCCGTCGCGGTCTGAACGTCATAGGTGACGACCTGGTAGTGATCGAGACGCTGCGGGAATCCTGCCCGGTATTCGTCATAGTTCTGCATCTTGCGATCGACCACGTCCATGGAGGACGTGAACTCCATGAGCGTACCTACGGGATCGCGGAACTGCAGGGTCGGTCCCTGGTGATCACGCTCGACCCGGCGATGCTCGATGCCCGCTGCGGCGAAGTGGCGCTCGGCCGCATGGATGTCCTCATCGCTGCGCACACGCAGACCGATCCGATGCGCGTGCGCCGCGGCGGACCGCTCCAGAACGAGGCTGTGGTGGGCAGCCTCCTCGAGGCCCCGCAGGTAGATGGTGGTGTCCGTCTCCTCGGTCACGACGAGCCCGACGACGTCTCGGTAGAAATCACGGCTTCGCTCGAGGTCGGTGACCCCGAGGACGACATGGCTCGCGCGCGTGATGGAAAACTGCGGATGAGGGTTGCTGACGGGTAGCACGGGAGCTCCAATTCGGGTCGAGATCGGTCCACGGTGATCACCAGCTTCGCCGTGGTGTGCGCGTTCCGGAAGCAGGGAATGCACTCGCACGGACATAGCCTGTACCTATGGCGGGTGCTCAAATATGCTTGACACCATGGAGCTTCGATCGTTGAGATACTTCGCCGCGGTGGTTGAAGCCGGATCGTTGACGGCGGCAGCGGCGGCGTTGCACATGTCGCAGCCGTCACTCAGCGTGGCGATCACCAAACTGGAATCCGAAGTCGGAGTGCAGCTGATTCGACGTTCGACTCGAGGTGTGCAGGCGACAAGCGCTGGCCGTTTTCTGCTTGATGCCTCGACTCGGGTGCTCGGGGATGTCGACGACATGCTCGCGACACTCGCCCGATTCGGGTCGGGGACCGCGGGGTCGGTGACCATCGCCGCCGTTCCCGTGCTCATGTGGCACCGGCTTCCCAAGCTGGTGCGCACGCACGCTGCGGTCGTGCCGGAGATCGACGTCCGGCTGGTGGATCCGCCCCCGTGGACGGCCATCGACATGCTGCAGCAGGGCAAGGTCGACCTGGCAGCCATCCTGGTCTCGGATCACCGGCAATTTGCTCAACGGCTCAGAGGAGAGTTCGAGATCGTTGATTGGGGTGACGTGCCGCTGGTCGCAGCGCTTCCCCCGGAACGTGCGGATGCGGCGAGCCCATTCCCGCTGCTGTCATTCAATGATGCTGATGTCGTCATGCCACGGAGTACCGCTGCGGTCCCGAGTCTCCCGGAGGCCATTGATGCGGCGTTCGAGCGCTACGGGATCGAGCCCGCTCGCGTACGCACCGCCGAGACCATCCAGGCGAGTGTTCCACTCATCGAGGCAGGCGTTGCGTGGGGAATTCTGCCCGATCCCGATCGGAGCAGCCTCGCGCGATTCGATCTCACGGTTCGCACCCTGCACCCTGCTCCCGCACCGCTGCGCGCACTCGTGCTTTCCCGGATCGGCGCGGCCTCGGATCCCGCGCTGGCCGGGCTGCTGTCTCGGATTGCAGGCGAGGCATCCGAGAATCGTGTGTGAAATCAGATAGGATTGCAGAAGCGGAGTCTTCGGGCTTCAATTGAACCCTGCGAATGCGCACTGGAGCGAGAACCGGGAGGGCGGCGATGGCGAAGAGCAAAGCCGAGCAATGCTACGACATCCTGAAGGTCAAGATCATGGATGGCACGTACGGTCCGGGGTATCGGCTGGTCATCGATCAACTCGGGCGCGAGTACGGCATCAGCTCGGTCCCCTGGCGAGAGTCGCTGCGCCGGCTCGAGGCGGAAGGGTGGGTCGACATCATTCCGAATGCCGGGGCGCTCGTGAAGACGTTCGACACGGGCACCTGGAAGCGC
Above is a genomic segment from Leucobacter rhizosphaerae containing:
- a CDS encoding LysR family transcriptional regulator, producing MELRSLRYFAAVVEAGSLTAAAAALHMSQPSLSVAITKLESEVGVQLIRRSTRGVQATSAGRFLLDASTRVLGDVDDMLATLARFGSGTAGSVTIAAVPVLMWHRLPKLVRTHAAVVPEIDVRLVDPPPWTAIDMLQQGKVDLAAILVSDHRQFAQRLRGEFEIVDWGDVPLVAALPPERADAASPFPLLSFNDADVVMPRSTAAVPSLPEAIDAAFERYGIEPARVRTAETIQASVPLIEAGVAWGILPDPDRSSLARFDLTVRTLHPAPAPLRALVLSRIGAASDPALAGLLSRIAGEASENRV
- a CDS encoding GNAT family N-acetyltransferase, yielding MLQDPGTLSGHLVALEPLAMEHEAGLAEAARDGEMWRLWVTRIPHPNGMGAEIERRLDLRRQGSMIPFAARRLDTGTLIGMTTYMNIDAETPRVEIGSTWNAASAQGTGTNAESKLLLLRHAFEVWGCPAVEFRTDFHNQQSRAAIARLGAKQDGILRGHIRGDGYLRDTVVFSITEAEWPGVRRGLEFRLEKHGAPRAG
- the hpaD gene encoding 3,4-dihydroxyphenylacetate 2,3-dioxygenase, which encodes MLPVSNPHPQFSITRASHVVLGVTDLERSRDFYRDVVGLVVTEETDTTIYLRGLEEAAHHSLVLERSAAAHAHRIGLRVRSDEDIHAAERHFAAAGIEHRRVERDHQGPTLQFRDPVGTLMEFTSSMDVVDRKMQNYDEYRAGFPQRLDHYQVVTYDVQTATEFWTGLGMRISEYTATDGSDELWGSWMEVKGNTHDLVFTNGRGPRLHHFAYAVPDGSSLLHAADVAGAMGFGDEIDRGPGRHGISNALFLYLRDPDQHRVELFNTHYQFIDLETPPIRWDISNARRAQLWGMPASNRWFFEASEFPGEAVQDPLLTATPQTLETYLGLH